The Roseovarius sp. EL26 genome contains the following window.
ATAAAGTCAAAGTTGGCGCAAATTGACGCGCCAACCCCAGCAATCTTGCATTAAGTTATGACTTCCACCAACGGCGGGGTTCTACATTTTCAGGTTTCATATCTGCGGGAACTTGTCGCGCGATATCGTAAATTTCCTGATACGTATCGATGCCACCGGCCCAATTGTTCAGGCGTTCACGCCATTGTTCCCACAATTGTGGTTGGAACTCGGGCGAGCACATCTCTTCGGCCATCTTGATCTGATCGTCAGCGAGGAATGCATTGCGAACATTGTTTTCAGCGAAGATTGTCCCTGGCAATTGCGGGTCTGAGTGACCAACGGTCTTGACCAAGGCGGCTTCATTCGCTGCTTGAACGTGCGTTTGTGTCCAATACGAGGATTCCATAACCGCATCTTGTAGGTGCCCATCAAGACTATCGAACACAGACGCAGACATTGATGTGTGTTCCGTGCCGCAGAAGAACTTGAGGTCAACAGATTGGGATACAACCGGTGACATGTTGGCATAGGCCACGGCCGAGGCCCATGTTTCGGCCCCATCGATAAGACCTTGCTTGAGACCGTCCAGAGTTTCCTCCCATGCAACTGGAACCGGGTTCAAGTTCAGCGCTTGCATAGCGATCCGGCCAAGTTGCGTGCCCGTGACACGGTTCTTGGTTCCAAACAGTTCTTCTAACTTGGTGACTGTGGGTCTATCTTCCCAACCTAGGCCCAATTGAATTCCGCGCAGCTCACAGTGGCTGAACAGGAATTTCAGACCATGGCGTTTTTCAAGCGGTTCACGCAGAATGCGCTGGGACTCTGGGCTATAGAGGAAGTGGTATTGAGACGCCCGTCCCGGGAACATGTAGGCATAATCCAAAACGTTTAGATACGGTGCACCGCCCGCGGAATTCTGTGTCGAGGCGGCATAGATGTCCACGATGCCTTGTTGAGTTTTCTCAACGCAGGATGTCTGCCCGCAGATTTGGTTGTTGCCGATAAATTCAACGCGAATTTCACCATCGGTCCGGCTTTCAAGATCGCGGGCAAATTCTAGCGCACCAGCACGTTCGATCAAAAGGTTCTGATCATTGAAGCCCGATGCACCAAACTTCAATGTGTGTTTGGCTTCTTTTGCAAAACGCTTTTCGTAAGTTGATTCCGCCGCGCTGGCGAGATTCGCAAGGCTCATTGCGCCGCCAAAGCTGCCAGCAGCCAAAAGCGTCGAACTCATGCCGTAAGTACCCGCAACTCTGAATAAATCGCGGCGCGATATCCGTTTTAGATTATTGTCGATTCCCATCTTTCTCTCCCATTTTGTCATTTATTGAGACGTTTTGTTTCAAAAAAGGCTAGCTTATTTCTTTCAACTTGCATAGAATTTTTTTCAAACACCGATAAGGAGGGATGAAATGGAGGCGGATTATGTCGTCGTGGGAGCAGGGTCATCTGGCTGTGTCATCGCCAATCGACTGAGTGCTGATCCCAAAAACAGGGTCATCCTATTGGAAGCAGGCGGGCGTGATATAAACCCCTGGATCCATATCCCCGTTGGGTATTTCAAAACTATGCACAATCCGTCTGTGGACTGGTGCTACAAGACTGAGCCGGATCCTGGGCTGAATGGCCGTTCTCTAGATTGGCCACGTGGCAAAGTGCTGGGGGGCTCATCTTCGCTCAATGGATTGCTTTATGTACGCGGACAGAAGCAAGATTATGACCGCTGGCGGCAGATGGGAAACAAGGGCTGGTCCTGGGAAGACGTGCTTCCCCTCTTTAAGCGCAGTGAAGATCAAGAGCGTGGCGCCGATGATCATCATGGAACTGGCGGGCCATTGTCCGTCTCAAATATGCGCATCCAACGCCCGATATGCGACGCTTGGGTTGCTGCGGCCCAATCTGCGGGTTATCCATTCAATCCCGATTACAACGGTGAACAACAAGACGGTGTCGGATACTTTCAGCTGACAACCCGCAACGGGCGACGATGCAGTGCAGCTGTTGCTTTCCTCAAGCCCATTCGAAATCGCCCGAACTTACAGATCATCACTCATGCACTGGTTAAACGAGTCAACCTTGATGGCAAAAAAACCACGGGCCTGACCTTTATTGATCGTTCGGGACGTGAACAAACCATTACTGTGACGCGTGAAGTTATCTTATCTGCTGGGGCAATTAATTCGCCGCAAATTCTGATGCTCTCGGGGATCGGTGACGCCGGGCACCTCAAGGAAAATGGAATTGAACCGCTGCATGATCTTTCAGGTGTCGGGCGCGGGCTTCAGGATCACCTACAGGCAAGGCTTGTCTTTAAGTGCAATGAACCAACCTTGAATGACGAAGTTCGCAGCCTGTTCAACCAAGCCAAAATTGCATTGAAATACGCGATGTTCCGGGCCGGGCCGATGACGATGGCCGCAAGTTTGGCAACCGGGTTTCTGAAAACCCACCCTGATTTGGAGACCCCAGATATTCAGTTCCATGTTCAACCCTGGTCAGCGGACAGCCCCGGTGAGGGTGTCCATCCGTTCTCAGCTTTCACCATGTCAGTGTGCCAATTACGTCCGGAAAGCCGTGGCGAAATTGTTCTGAATGGTCCTGACCCGCGCAGCTATCCGAAAATTCACCCCAATTACCTAGCGACCGAAAGGGATTGCCGGACAATAGTTGATGGGGTGAATATCGCGCGCAACATTGCCCTTCATGCCCCGCTTGCTTCCAAAATATCCGAACAGTTCCGACCAACTGCTGATTTAAACATGGATGACTATGAAGGCACCCTGAATTGGGCGCGCGACAACACGGCGTCGATCTATCATCCAACAGGTACGTGCCGCATGGGGCATGAACCTCATGCGGTTGTAGATGATGCGTTAAAGGTCCACGGGATCAAAGGCCTCCGCGTTGCCGATTGCTCAATCATGCCAGAAATTGTGTCGGGAAACACCAATGCCCCTGCGATTATGATCGGGGAAAAAGCAAGCGACCTTATTCTTTCGAATCCGTAAACGCAGTTTTGGCAATCAAATACCATGATGGGAAGAACAGTTTCTTGTTATTGATTGTAATGTTTAAGGTAAAATCCCTAGGCTATGAGAGGGTGCCTTCCTGTCAGTATTTAGTGTCTGGTAAATATACACCCCTCTTTCATCTTAAAATGCGGCGCCATCGACCAATTACCGCTGAAGCGGACCGCAATGCGGCATCACTTTGAATACTGGAACGTCAGCGGCAGACACGATCTTGCTAACGTTATACAGGCGCGTAAAGCACGACGTGCGGCAGCTCTTTTCTAACCGAAATCGGGCGGAAAGCCGACATTCTATGCTTCGGGTTAGATTAGATTCACGGGATGGTAATTCGACTCAGATCATCAAACTTTCCAGAAAATTGAACACAGCTTTTCATCATGTTATGTAATATCAATTCTGTTAGGTTACACTGTGTTTCGAAAAAGGAATTTACCTTTCATGCTCTCAATGAGATTGTTAATCAGACTCAATTGTGGACGGTTACATTCCACGCATTTGGCCCTGTAACATTAAAATGATTTTCCAATGCCCATGAAAAAACGCGTCACACTGAAACAAGTCGCCGAGCACGCGCAAGTTTCGCCGATGACCGTTTCGAACTTTATGAACGGTCGGTTCAACCTGATGACGCCTGAGATGCGCCAGAAGGTCGAACAGTCTGTTAGGGAGCTGAATTACCGCCGGAACCATGGTGCGCACATGTTGCGGACGTCTAAACTGTGGTCGATCGGGGTCATCGTGGTGGATGCCTCTGACCATTACCTATCGGATGGTTACACGACACAGATCATCGCCGGGATCAGCAACACGCTGAACGACGGCGGGTTTTCTGTGATCCTGCAAGGGGTAAAACCCGATGCCTTTGATACATCGGCCATGCTGCGCAATGTGCAGACCGATGGATTATGCGTATTGTTGTCTGGGTCAGACGCACAGCGGGCGCATCAGTTCAAACTGATCCGCGAGTTTCAGCAACCAACCGTTCTGTTTCTTGAAGCGCCGGACGTGCCATCTGATCAAATCTGCTCGGTCATGCAAGATGACTATGTGGCAGCGCGAATATTGACACAGCGCGTGTTAAAGCGGCGACCTCGCTCGGTCTTGATCATGACAGCCGGTGAAAACGAATGGGCCGCCGTTAATGCGCGTGTTGCTGGCATGCGGGATGAAATTGCGCAATCGGGTGGTGTTGAACAGCTGGACATTGTTCCAAGTGGCGATGGCCGCCATCGCGACGTGATCACCGCCTTGAACACGCATGCCGCACAACACGGGTATCCGGAAGCAATCATGTGTATCAACGATGAGATTGCGCTTGGGGCCCTGAAAGCCTTGCAACGAGCCAGCGTCGATGTGCCGGGGCAAACCTGCGTCACCGGGTTCAATGCTTTTGGCCTCCACGAGATCACGGCGCAGACATTAACCACCATGCAGTCCCCTGCCTATGAAATGGGTTGTGTCGGGGCCCGCGAATTGCTGCAGGCTTTAGACACCGGCAGCTTTGATCAAACAACAATTACCCTGCCTGCGGAGTTGGTCGAAGGCGACACCACTTAACAGTCAAAATTTCTCTGGATCTTTTTGATTTTTTACATATTGTAACGTTAAAATATGATGATTTTGCAAAATACAGAGCGATTCTGATCATGAATGTACACGCCAATAAACACGCGCTGGCCACTGCAGGCGCCCGGAATTTACTGCGCAACTGCGTGCAGCTATCAAAAGGGCAAAGCCTGTTGTTGATTACGGAAGATCGGCAGATCGATTACTTTGACAATGCGGTTGCCGATATCATCGCTGAACAGGCCCGAGAAATAGGTGCAACTATTTTGACCCTTTCAACACCGCGTGCAGACGGTCCGGATGATGTGCCCGAAGCCCTGAACGCCGCAATGACGAAGGTGGACCATACCGTGTTCCTCAATCGGATTGGGGATCAGATGCGGTTCAGATCTCTGCCCGGCGCGGGCAGCAAAACGATGGTCTATACGCTGGATGTCGACACATTGGCCTCGCGCGCAGCGACCTATGATCATGATTTCATGGTGCGCATGGTCGCCCTGTTCAATGGTACGTTAGACGGCAAGAAGAAATGGAACATCACCTGCCCGGCAGGCACGGATGTCAGCGGCGAGATCCCCGCCCCTAAACCGGTTTCGGCCTCAAGCGGTGGTTTTGCCGTGCGCCTGTTTCCGATGTCAGTACACAAACCCATTTCTGCGCACACGATGAATGGCAAGATCGTCCTGCAACGCTGGGTCACCGGGACAAATACGCACGCTTATTCACCCGAGGTGCATTATTTGAACACGCCGATCACCATCCATGTGGCAAACGGACATAGCACGGACATTGAGGGCCACGGGCCAGACGTCGAAGCCTTTCGCGCACATGCGCGAATGGTGGCGGAAAAGTTTGGATTGGATGAAACCCTGATCCATTCCTGGCATCACGGCCTCAACCCCGGCACCGGATATTTTGCAGCGGCCAAGGATGACCCAGTGCGGTGGAATGGGATGATCTTCGGCTCGCCCCGCCATCTGCATTTTCACACCTGCGGGGACTATCCGCCGGGCGAGATCAACTGGCACATCATCGATCCGACCGTGCGATTTGATGACGAGGCGTTCCTCACCGATGGCGAGGTTACCTTCTTTCAAACCGCTGAGGCGCAGACTCTTTTACAGGAATTCGGCCTGACCTCTGATGACATGGCCACGTATCAAGATATTGGTTTGTGAGGTTCCCATGACTCATTCCGCCAGCTGGATCGAAGACGACACGCCGGTCGATAGCTTTTTGACCGAGGAGATACGCCAAGAGGTATGCCGCGACGATGGCACATTGCATCGATTGTATCAGGCGTTATCCCCTTGGCCCTCGGCCATCTTGCCGGTGCATAAATTCTATCAGGCGATCCTGCACGCCCCCGATGCGCCGCTGGATCTGCACAATGCCGAGTTTGTTGCAACCTACGTGGCGATCCTGAACCACTGCGTCTATGCCCGCGCCCATCATGGTGAAAATTTCTGCGCGACGGCCCCTGACAGGCGCAAGGCGGAACAGGTGCTGGCCGTTCTGGAGCAAGGTGATCTGCAATCCGACATCTTGTCGGGTCGGCAACGTGCCATCGCACTCTATACCCGCAAGCTGAGCAACACACCTGAAGCGATGACGCGCGATAATATCGACGCATTGACCACCGCCGGTCTTAGCGCCGCGGAGATTGTGCACGTCAATCAAATTGCCGCCAGTTTTGCCTACTGGACGCGGATGATCAACGGACTGGGCATCACCCTTGGGAATGAAACTATCGGTCTGGAAACCACAACACTGACTGACATCATGGAGGAGCAACCCAATGGTTGAACTCGCGCAAAAACCACGCCGCAGCGGTGGTCGTCGCAAAAGCTCGCGCTCGGACAAGGTCAACCGCAAGGCCCATATTGCCGACATCTCTCCGCTCAAGGATCAGGCTCTGCAACTGCGTGTGGCTGATACGGGGCAACTGGTACAGATCCACGAGGCCGTTTTGAAAATCCTGTCGCAGATCGGCGTGATTGTTGAACATGAGGGTGCCCGGACAAAATTGATCAATGATCATGGCTGCATGCTGGGCGATGATGGATATCTGCGGATGCCGCCTGAGCTGGTAGAACGCGCGTTGGAGACGGTGCCGCGCGAAATCAAGCTTTATGATTTGAACGGCAAGCTCAGGGTCGATACCTCCAGCCAGATCACATCCTATTGCCCGGGGCACAACTGCGTGCGCATTCTGGACCGGACAACCGGGGAACTGCGCCCTTGTACTTTGGAGGACATTCGCGAAACCGCCAAGGTTTGCGAAGTACTGCCCAATCTCAGCATGTCTTGTTCCTTGGGCTATCCAAGCGACATTTCCGCCGAGGACGAGGCGGTTGAAACGGTGAAAGTACTGTTTGCGCATTGCTCAAAACCCGCAGCCGTTTTGGCACATGATGAGCATATTCAGAACCGCATTTTGGCGCATTTGGCCGAACTGGCCGGAGGCTACAACAACCTGGCGGACAAGCCCATTGCGCTGGAGCTGATGGGGCCAATCTCTCCCCTGCGCCTGCCCGAAGATTTCTGCGAGCGCGTGATCAATGCCGCACATCATCACATGCCAATTGTGTGTTACCCAGCCACCTTCCCCGGGATGTCCAGCCCGATCAGCGTGGCCGGGGCAATCGCACAATCCTCGGCCGAGGCCATCGCCGGCATCGTCATCCACCAACTCACGGAACCGGGTGCCCCAATCATGAGTGGATCTGCTGTTTTGCCCATGGATATGCGGCAGGCGGATTTGGCTTACGGGTCGCCCGAATACATGCTGAACGGCTTGGGCGCGGCGGATTACTTCAAATCCATCGGTGTGCCGTCATGGATCGGGGCGGGATGCTCAGATTCACACGCCTTTGACGCCCAAGCCGCCGCCGAGGCCGGGGCGAACATGGCCATCGCCGCACTGGCGGGCACGCCCTTTGTGCACAACCTCGGCTTCCTGTCAGGTGGGCGAACCGGGTCGCTTGAGATGCTGGCACTTTGCGATGAACTGGTAGGCTGGACCAATCAGATGGCGGCAGGCTGCCCGGTCAACGCCGACACCATTGCCTATGACGTGGTGCAACGCGCCGCCCCCGACAACAGCTATTTAACGGACCAGCATACGCAAGACAGATTCCTGAGCGAAAATTGGTATCCAACACTCTTTGAACGCTCCGATGCAGATGCTTGGCTCGAAAACGGAAGCCGAGATTTGCGTACCCGGATCAGAACGAAACTTTCTGATGTGTTAGATAACTAGTTCGGAGTTTTACGCTACAATAGTCTTAGAGTTCCTTACCCTTCCGCTTTAGATTTCTCAGTACGATGCAGTTAATTGAAGGTGTATGAACTTTCATAAGTGGCGTAAACAAGCACTTGGGGCGGCATTAAAGCGTGACTGTTCCAATACAGCCAATTCTATCCCTACAGAATTGTTGGTGAAAAACGTCATGCCATCGGAAAGTTGAGCTTGAATAACCTCCATCACTTCCGGGTGGTTGTGACCGACGAGCATTGGTCCAAAACCAATCAGGTAGTCGATGTATTCTTTCCCATCTTCATCCCAGACACGCGCCCCGCGGCCTTTTTTTGATTACAATGCTTGGATCGTAATTCCCAAACCCTCCCGCAGGTAGAACTGACCGCGATTGAGCACACCACATCTCCTGAACTGTTTCGGCCATTGCCTGTCGCCTCCTGCCCTGCAGGTGAATTTTATCTTGACCATGGATGAGGAGGAGTTAATTAAAATGGTAGTTCTCGTGAAATTAATTCAGGCAAAAGAAATGCCAATCGGCCCCCTTCTTGAATTGCGCCACCTCAAGATGATCCGTGCCATAGCGGAGCACGGGCGCGTCACCGATGCGGCCGAGGCTTTGGGCGTAACACCTTCGGCCTTATCGCATCGCATCAAAGAGGCCGAGCGGCGACTGGATGTCGTTTTGTTTACGCGCATGCACAAGCGGCTGCGCATGACGCCCGCCGCAGACTACCTCGCCGAAACTGCCGATCGCATTCTGTCAGAAATGGACCGTGCTGAGCAGGATGTTCGACGTATGGATCGCGGTGTTGAACACGTGGTGCGCATCGCTGTTGAAGCTTACAGCTCTTATCACTGGCTGCCCAGCTTCACCAATTATCTGCGGGCGCATCTTCCTGGGGTGGATTTGCAAGTCATGGCGGGTGCCGGGCGAGAACCCGTTCAGGCACTGACCAACCGACATGTAGATCTGATCGTTGTCTCAGGTGAAACGGTGCCGCTTGGCACAAATCATATCCCGCTATTTCGAGACCCGTTGGTCTTTATAATGCCACCCAATCATCGCCTTGCAGGAAAACCCTTTATTGAAGGCTCCGATATCGAAGGTGAAGATTTCATCACCTACACAAAGACACCTGAACCGGATCGGGAATTTGCCCGCCTGTTCCGCCCGTCGGAAAGCTATCCTCGCTGGACGGCTACTGTCGAACTACCTGAAGCCATCGTCGAGCTGGTAGCCGCCGGCCAAGGCACAAGCGTTCTGGCGGATTGGGCTGTTCGCCCCGCAATTGAAGCAGGGCGTATCATTGGAGCTCGCGTCGGGCAGGACGGTATAGAGATCCCTTGGCAAGCTCTGATGCGTTCTGAAGATAGCAATACCGGACCAATCACAGACGTGGGCAAAGCATTGGCGACATGGTCCAGCATTAGCGGCGGTTTTAGCTAACCCTTTAACCTGCTGTTCTCAGGGTCATAGACGTGATGTTCATGGCGCACGGCATTGCGCTCAACCCCAAAAGCCTGAACTGAGCATTCTTCACCCATGCTCAGAGAACCATTTTTAACATACCCAAGGGCCAGCAGTTTACCCGTACGGTATCCCATAGAAACCGACGTAAGATAGCCGATGACAACCCCATCCTTTAGTATTGGATCTGAGGGCAAAGGCTCAGGGCCGAGATCAGTGATTTCCATCCCGATAAAACTCCACTCAACGTCTGTCTTTGATTGCCGGGCGACGGCCTCTCGTCCTGTAAATGGGCCTTTCGCCATATTTGCAAACTTCGATAGCCCCGCATCAAACAGTGTGTATTCAGTCCCGAAGTCTGTTCCCCACCCATGATAGCCTTTTTCAACGCGCATCGCATTGAGCGCGTAGGAGCCAAAATTGCAGATGTTATGCGTTAAACCGGCCTGCCAAATGGCCTGAAAAAGCTGGGTCAGATGATCTGAGGAGACGTGCAATTCCCACCCCAGCTCGCCGACATAACTCACCCGCAAAGCGGTGACCGGAATGCCGGCAATCTCGATCTCTGCCACGCTCATCCACGGCGCAGTCTGTGCGTCTAAGTTTGACGATGTCAGAGACTGTAAAAGCTCACGTGATTTTGGTCCCATGACCAGCAAAGCCCCGTCATGTATATAGCCTTTGGTCAGCGTCACATCTGCTCTTTCGGCCTGAGCAGAAATCCAATCAAAATCCCGCTCAACCGCCAGCGTTGGTCCGCAGAGCAAAAAGCGATCTTCTGCCAAACGCGCAATTGTCGCTTCGGACCAAATGCGCCCCTCTGGCGTCAGCATGTATGACAGGCGAACGCGACCAACTGGGGGCAATTTTCCACAAACGACAGTGTCTAAAATTGCCGCTGCGTCTGGTCCTTCAAGCAGGTATTTTGTAAAACCGCCATGGTCCATGATGCCAACAGCGTCACGTACAGTTTCACATTCAACACGCACGGCATCCTGCCATGGCTCATGCCCAAAGCTCAGTTCGCCTGCGTCTGCTGCGGCGTCCTGCTTGAACCAAAACGCCCGCTCCCAGCCCCCGACCTGCCCCATCACAGCACCCTGATCGCACAGATGGTCATAGAGCGGAGTTTGATTGACCGGCCGTCCTGAATCCATAGTCCGGTGAGGGTAAGGGATCGCATATTGTAAATCATAGTGCTGCGACGCACGTTTCGCAGCATATTCTTGACTGGCCCAAGGCCCAAAGCGGCGTGGATCCCAAGCTGAAAGATCCCATTCTGTTTCTCCAACCGTCAACCATTCGGCCATTGCCTTCCCAATTGCGGCAGAATGGGTGATGCCGATTTGAACGCCAGTCGCGTGATAGAAATTTTTCACACCGCCCGCAGGCCCAACCAATGGCAGCGCGTCGGGCGAATAAGGGATCGGTCCATTCACAAATCGCTGTGCGCCGGCCTCGGCCAAAATCGGCACATGGGCTGCTGCAGCTTCAAAAACCTCCATCATGCCGTCAATGTCATCGGCAAAAAGCTGGTGATCAAAATCAGCAGGTACGCCCTCTTGCCATACCGGGCGGCCGTCATGTGCATACGATCCCAATAACAATGCATTGCGTTCACGGCGCAGATAATACCGAATATCCGGATCACGGATTAGCGGAAAGACGGCACTATCTTCATCCAGTTGCTGTAATGCGCTGGTCACCATGTATTGATGTTCAAGCGTGACCACAGGCAAATGTAATCCTGCCAGTGCGGCGATCATCCCACCGCTTGATCCGGCAGCATTAACAACCGTGCCAGCTACAAATGTACCCTGAGATGTCTCGACGTCCCATTCCCCTGACGCACGCTGAGCCAACCCGGTCACTGGAGTGAAGCGTTTTACCTTCGCACCATTGGCACGCGCATGTTTCGCCAACGCTTGTGTCAACTGGCTGGGGTCAATGTCACCTTCATATGGGTCAAGGATACCACCCAAAACCGTTTCATCGGCCCGCCAATAGGGGTGTCTTTCTTCAATCTCGGCTGGATTGAGCATCTCCAGATCAAACCCGGCAGAGCGGGACACGCCGCACAAATGCTGAAACAACTGCATTCGCTCGGGTGTATGTGCCGGCCATATGGCCGAGGTATGCCGATAGGTGATTGGAGCCTCAGGGTCCTTGGCAAGCTCTTTATAGAGCTGCCATGCGTAATTACCCGCCCGCATGCCAAGCCATGAATTAGCATAAGTCGGGATGTTACCCGCCGCATGCCAGGTCGATCCGGCTGTCAGCTCATTCTTCTCAAGTAAAACGGTGTCGGTAATACCGGCCTCAGCCAGATGATAAAGGATTGCAGCACCGACAGCGCCGCCACCAATGACCGCCACCTGAACATAAGTGCTCATTAATGCGCCTCGAGTAGCTGACCGTATCCGAGGATTGGGTCCGTGATCCCGATACCGCGTAACGTTTGCCAATAAACTGCAGCGTTGCAGGCGACGATAGGCTTGCCATGTGTGGCTTCCAAATCCGCAATCATAGCGACAACTGGTAGAGCGGTCCCAACCTGCAAGATGACGTCACACTCGGTCGCTGCAACCTCGGCAAAGACATGTCGAATATCGTCAGCAGGTGTCTCGCAAATAGCGGGTAATGACGGGGCATTGGTGCCCTTTATGCTCACCACGTTGAACCCCGCCGCTTCGGTGTTAGCTTTTACGACAGCATCAACATCAGCATTGAATGGCGTCACGATGCCAACCCGCGTCGCCCCCAAGGTACGCAGGGCTTCGTAATCCGCAAAGGATGCACAATAGATCGGGACCTCGACTTGGGCAGATATTTCATCACAGCGTTTTTTCAGCTTGTCGGGCCCGCCGGGACCCGCATCTGTGGTCAACCCCACGGCGATGGCCGCAGGTTTACAATCCATCAACTTGGCCGCCTCATCAGGCAGATCATCCGAAATCACATCACCGCCCAGCCGAAACCGTTGCATCTGGTTGGTCACACCTGCGGGGCGCAAAAGCTCCAGCTCTGGCTGCACGACCGTGTTCATGGCGGGCGTCATGACACCAATCACAGCGCGCGGGGCTAAGGTATCAGCCATTCTCTGTCTCCTTCATAAACCTGTTCAGGCCGGCCATGCCGCCGATGTAAATGGTATCACCAACCACCTGTTCCATTTCAGCAGCGTTATCCGGTGCACACTCAAACCAGCTTTCCCAGATACTTAGCGTCTGCTGACCGTGGGTGATCGGAATGAAACGATGGATCGAAACATATCCGGTGACCGGCAGTGGGCTTTCCAGAATGTCATAGGTGTAGAAGGTTTCGACATCAGAATGCGTCAGCAAAGTTTCGCGAAAAATGGTGCCATCTGCAATTTTCAGACTGCGGACCACGCCGACCTGTGTTGCGGCGCCATTTTCCAGTGTTGCGCCTTCTACTCCTGGATTCCAGGCGGCAACACCATCAAAGGCCCGGACTGCAGCCCAGGTTTTTTCAATGGGTGCGTCAATGATCATGCTGCGGAATACGTGCATAGGACCTCCTGTTATTGCTCAAGTCGGATGGGATAAGTGGCGCGAATTTTCGCCTCTGTTTCAACGCTCAGATGTGTGGGTCCCGGGCTTGCAAGAATATCAGCCACGCGTGCCTGTGCCCTGTCCCAGATAGATTGCTCGCCCGCATCAACCCAGTCATTCACACTCTGACGATCGGCAAGCGCCGGATACAGATAATCTGTTTTCATGCGCTTAAGGGTCTCTGCTTCGCCTAAGTAATGTCCGTCCTGCGTCACCACGCGTTCAATTGATTCAAGATTCAGTGTATCGTCAGATACTTCGATCCCCCGTATCGACCGCAGAATGGCGCCGCACATGTCATCGTCAATCG
Protein-coding sequences here:
- a CDS encoding trimethylamine methyltransferase family protein, whose amino-acid sequence is MVELAQKPRRSGGRRKSSRSDKVNRKAHIADISPLKDQALQLRVADTGQLVQIHEAVLKILSQIGVIVEHEGARTKLINDHGCMLGDDGYLRMPPELVERALETVPREIKLYDLNGKLRVDTSSQITSYCPGHNCVRILDRTTGELRPCTLEDIRETAKVCEVLPNLSMSCSLGYPSDISAEDEAVETVKVLFAHCSKPAAVLAHDEHIQNRILAHLAELAGGYNNLADKPIALELMGPISPLRLPEDFCERVINAAHHHMPIVCYPATFPGMSSPISVAGAIAQSSAEAIAGIVIHQLTEPGAPIMSGSAVLPMDMRQADLAYGSPEYMLNGLGAADYFKSIGVPSWIGAGCSDSHAFDAQAAAEAGANMAIAALAGTPFVHNLGFLSGGRTGSLEMLALCDELVGWTNQMAAGCPVNADTIAYDVVQRAAPDNSYLTDQHTQDRFLSENWYPTLFERSDADAWLENGSRDLRTRIRTKLSDVLDN
- a CDS encoding LacI family DNA-binding transcriptional regulator, coding for MPMKKRVTLKQVAEHAQVSPMTVSNFMNGRFNLMTPEMRQKVEQSVRELNYRRNHGAHMLRTSKLWSIGVIVVDASDHYLSDGYTTQIIAGISNTLNDGGFSVILQGVKPDAFDTSAMLRNVQTDGLCVLLSGSDAQRAHQFKLIREFQQPTVLFLEAPDVPSDQICSVMQDDYVAARILTQRVLKRRPRSVLIMTAGENEWAAVNARVAGMRDEIAQSGGVEQLDIVPSGDGRHRDVITALNTHAAQHGYPEAIMCINDEIALGALKALQRASVDVPGQTCVTGFNAFGLHEITAQTLTTMQSPAYEMGCVGARELLQALDTGSFDQTTITLPAELVEGDTT
- a CDS encoding LysR family transcriptional regulator, which produces MPIGPLLELRHLKMIRAIAEHGRVTDAAEALGVTPSALSHRIKEAERRLDVVLFTRMHKRLRMTPAADYLAETADRILSEMDRAEQDVRRMDRGVEHVVRIAVEAYSSYHWLPSFTNYLRAHLPGVDLQVMAGAGREPVQALTNRHVDLIVVSGETVPLGTNHIPLFRDPLVFIMPPNHRLAGKPFIEGSDIEGEDFITYTKTPEPDREFARLFRPSESYPRWTATVELPEAIVELVAAGQGTSVLADWAVRPAIEAGRIIGARVGQDGIEIPWQALMRSEDSNTGPITDVGKALATWSSISGGFS
- a CDS encoding GMC family oxidoreductase; its protein translation is MEADYVVVGAGSSGCVIANRLSADPKNRVILLEAGGRDINPWIHIPVGYFKTMHNPSVDWCYKTEPDPGLNGRSLDWPRGKVLGGSSSLNGLLYVRGQKQDYDRWRQMGNKGWSWEDVLPLFKRSEDQERGADDHHGTGGPLSVSNMRIQRPICDAWVAAAQSAGYPFNPDYNGEQQDGVGYFQLTTRNGRRCSAAVAFLKPIRNRPNLQIITHALVKRVNLDGKKTTGLTFIDRSGREQTITVTREVILSAGAINSPQILMLSGIGDAGHLKENGIEPLHDLSGVGRGLQDHLQARLVFKCNEPTLNDEVRSLFNQAKIALKYAMFRAGPMTMAASLATGFLKTHPDLETPDIQFHVQPWSADSPGEGVHPFSAFTMSVCQLRPESRGEIVLNGPDPRSYPKIHPNYLATERDCRTIVDGVNIARNIALHAPLASKISEQFRPTADLNMDDYEGTLNWARDNTASIYHPTGTCRMGHEPHAVVDDALKVHGIKGLRVADCSIMPEIVSGNTNAPAIMIGEKASDLILSNP
- a CDS encoding TRAP transporter substrate-binding protein: MGIDNNLKRISRRDLFRVAGTYGMSSTLLAAGSFGGAMSLANLASAAESTYEKRFAKEAKHTLKFGASGFNDQNLLIERAGALEFARDLESRTDGEIRVEFIGNNQICGQTSCVEKTQQGIVDIYAASTQNSAGGAPYLNVLDYAYMFPGRASQYHFLYSPESQRILREPLEKRHGLKFLFSHCELRGIQLGLGWEDRPTVTKLEELFGTKNRVTGTQLGRIAMQALNLNPVPVAWEETLDGLKQGLIDGAETWASAVAYANMSPVVSQSVDLKFFCGTEHTSMSASVFDSLDGHLQDAVMESSYWTQTHVQAANEAALVKTVGHSDPQLPGTIFAENNVRNAFLADDQIKMAEEMCSPEFQPQLWEQWRERLNNWAGGIDTYQEIYDIARQVPADMKPENVEPRRWWKS